In the genome of Triticum urartu cultivar G1812 chromosome 5, Tu2.1, whole genome shotgun sequence, one region contains:
- the LOC125509666 gene encoding serine/threonine-protein kinase D6PK-like: MSSKPASQSMPEQAAKPKEMGEDDRQRSAAEEVSGEPDQQQESPAPVLDKDAPDLSSDSGGLDVPLAPEAESDESKETKNSDSNENQEKKSSQKSSISDSFISAKVSDGTNSLGKTSGSAKTSGRDFTESGKSSMCRVSASSDLSDESSCSSMSSATTKPHKGNDSRWEAIQVVKSREGVLGLNQFRLLKKLGSGDIGSVYLSELSGTKSHFAMKVMDKTSLASRKKLLRAQTEREILQSLDHPFLPTLYTHFETDKFSCLVMEFCPGGDLHTLRQRQPGKHFSEQAAKFYVAEVLLALEYLHMLGIIYRDLKPENVLVREDGHIMLTDFDLSLRCSVSPTVIRGANPGLDALQRNNAAYCVQPACIQPSCVVPTTCFGPRFFSKSKSKSKSKKEKPKPDIVNQVNLFPEMIAEPTDARSMSFVGTHEYLAPEIVKGEGHGSAVDWWTFGIFLYELLFGKTPFKGSGNRATLFNVVGQPLRFPESPLVSFSARDMIRGLLVKDPQHRLGHKRGATEIKQHPFFEGVNWALIRCASPPDIPKPVELDCRPKQAPSANGKVAPASNQKGSDNYLEFEFF; the protein is encoded by the exons ATGTCTTCCAAGCCTGCCTCCCAAAGTATGCCGGAGCAAGCGGCAAAGCCAAAGGAAATGGGTGAAGATGACAGGCAGCGATCTGCTGCTGAGGAGGTTTCGGGGGAGCCGGACCAGCAGCAAGAATCTCCAGCTCCTGTGCTGGACAAGGATGCTCCAGATCTCTCCTCAGACTCTGGGGGCCTGGATGTGCCACTAGCCCCAGAGGCAGAATCTGATGAGTCAAAAGAGACCAAGAACTCCGATTCCAACGAGAATCAAGAAAAGAAGTCGTCGCAAAAGAGTAGTATCAGTGATAGCTTTATTTCAGCTAAAGTGAGTGATGGGACAAATAGTCTGGGTAAGACCAGTGGTAGTGCTAAGACAAGTGGCCGAGATTTCACCGAGAGTGGCAAGAGCAGCATGTGCCGTGTTAGTGCAAGCAGTGATTTGAGTGATGAGAGCTCCTGCAGCAGTATGAGCAGTGCCACCACAAAGCCGCACAAAGGGAATGATTCGAGGTGGGAGGCCATCCAAGTGGTCAAATCCAGGGAGGGCGTTCTTGGTCTGAACCAATTTAGGTTGCTTAAGAAGCTGGGTTCTGGTGATATCGGAAGTGTGTATCTCTCTGAATTGAGTGGTACCAAGAGTCACTTTGCAATGAAGGTGATGGATAAAACATCTCTGGCTAGTCGGAAGAAGCTGCTCCGGGCACAGACCGAGCGGGAGATACTGCAGTCCCTGGATCATCCATTTCTGCCGACCCTATATACTCATTTTGAGACGGACAAGTTTTCGTGTCTGGTTATGGAGTTCTGCCCTGGAGGGGACTTGCACACTCTTCGACAAAGGCAGCCTGGAAAACATTTTTCAGAGCAAGCAGCAAA GTTCTATGTAGCAGAGGTGCTCCTTGCATTGGAGTACCTGCATATGCTCGGGATTATATACCGTGATCTCAAGCCAGAAAATGTCCTAGTTCGGGAGGATGGGCACATCATGCTGACTGATTTTGACCTCTCTCTTCGTTGTTCAGTGAGCCCAACCGTGATCAGGGGTGCAAATCCTGGCTTAGATGCGCTGCAGAGGAACAATGCAGCGTACTGCGTCCAACCTGCGTGCATTCAGCCATCCTGTGTTGTTCCAACCACATGCTTTGGTCCTCGATTCTTCTCGAAATCCAAGTCCAAGTCAAAGTCTAAGAAGGAGAAGCCAAAGCCGGACATCGTGAACCAGGTTAACCTATTCCCTGAGATGATCGCCGAGCCAACTGATGCTCGGTCCATGTCCTTTGTGGGCACCCACGAGTACCTGGCCCCAGAGATAGTGAAAGGGGAAGGCCATGGCAGCGCGGTGGATTGGTGGACCTTTGGCATATTCTTGTACGAACTACTGTTCGGCAAGACCCCTTTCAAGGGTTCAGGCAACCGGGCGACGCTTTTCAACGTCGTCGGTCAGCCCCTGCGGTTCCCAGAGTCCCCGCTAGTGAGCTTCTCGGCAAGGGACATGATAAGGGGACTACTGGTCAAGGACCCGCAGCACCGGCTGGGCCACAAGCGTGGGGCCACGGAGATAAAGCAGCACCCCTTCTTCGAGGGCGTGAACTGGGCCCTTATAAGATGCGCGAGCCCTCCGGACATACCCAAGCCCGTGGAGCTGGACTGCCGCCCGAAGCAGGCCCCGTCGGCGAACGGGAAGGTCGCGCCGGCCTCCAACCAGAAGGGCTCGGACAACTACCTAGAGTTTGAGTTCTTCTAG